The Streptomyces sp. NBC_00483 genome contains the following window.
CCTTCGCGTCGCGCGCGAGCGCGGTCAGCCGGGAGATCGCCCGGAAGTACTTCTTCTTGTAGCCGCCGTTCAGCATCTCCTCGCTGAACAGCCGGTCGAACGGAAGCCCCGACGTGAGCACGGGTATCTCCCGGTCGTAGAGCCGGTCCGCCAGGACGACGAGCCGCAGTGCGGTCGACTGGTCGGGCACGGCCGCCACATCGGTGAGGCAGACGGCCTTCAGGTCGTCCGTCAGCGCCCCGTACCGGCTCGGGTGCACGCGCGCGAGGTGCTCCAGAAGGTGCGGGAAGTCGTCGAGCGAGGCGCCCTCGGTGGCGTACGCCGCCTTGGTGACCTGCTCGTCGGTGAACGGCGCGGGGGCCTCGGGCAGGCCGCGGTGCCGGTAGTCCTCGCCATCGATGCGCAGCGGCCTGAAGTGGGCCGACAGGCCCTGGATCTCGCGCAGGAAGTCGGCGGAGGCGAACCGGCCCTCGCCGAGCTTGCCCGGCAGCGTGTTGGACGTCGCGGCGAGTGCGACACCGGCTTCGACGAGCCGCGCGAGCAGACTCGACACGAGCACCGTGTCACCCGGGTCGTCCAGCTCGAACTCGTCGATGCAGAGCAGCCGGTGGCCGCCGAGCGTCTTGACGGTCTGCTGGAAGCCGAGCGCGCCGACCAGGTTCGTCAGCTCCACGAAGGTGCCGAACGCCTTGTACTCGGGCTCGGCGGGGGTCGCGTGCCAGAGGGAGGCGAGGAGGTGGGTCTTGCCGACGCCGTAGCCGCCGTCGAGGTAGACGCCGCGCGGTCCGGTCGGGGCTGCGGGCTTCTTGCCGAAGCCGAGGAAGCCGCGCTTCTTGCCCGCCCCGGTCGCGTGCGCCCCGCGGAGGCCGGCCGCGAAGGAGCTCAGGACCCGGACGGCCTCGGTCTGGCTGGGCTGCTTCGGGTCCGGGATGTACGTGTCGAAACGTACGGAGTCGAAACGGGGCGGCGGCACCATCTCGGCGACCAGGCGCTCCGCGGGGACGCGCGGCTCGCGCGCGCACAGGGACAGCGGCGACGGGTCGGCTATGGGGCTGATGCCCATCTGGCTGGACTCCCGGGAGTCGGCGGCTTCGAGGGATGACGACACGGTTACCCACCTTAGTCTCCGTGCCACACTGCACGTCATGCGACGCCTGTTCCCTGTGACGTACGAAACAGCAGATGGCAAGGGGTACGAGGGGAGGGAGGCGAGCCCGGAGGGGCGTGAGTGGAGCCTCGACGAGCTCGCCTACGCCTACGCGTACCCGCCCGAAGCGGCGCACGCGCCGTGGCTGCGGGCCAACATGGTCTCCACGCTCGACGGCGCGGCCCAGCACGACGGCCGCTCCCAGCCCATCTCCAACGCCACCGACATGCGGGTCTTCGGCACGCTGCGCGGGCTCGCCGACGTCGTCGTGGTCGGCGCGGAGACGGTCCGCCTGGAGGGCTACCGCCCCGCCCGCGCGCGCGAGGCGTTCGCGGCGCGCAGGGAGGCGGCCGGACAGGGCCCCGCCCCGCAGATCGCCGTGATCAGCGCGAGCCTCGACCTCGACTTCGACCTGCCCCTGTTCACCGACCCGCTGGTGCCGACGCTGCTGCTCACCGGCGCGGGCGCCTCGGCCGACCGGGTCGCGGCCGCGCGCAAGGCGGGCGTGGAGGTGCTGGTCGCGGGCGACGGAGCCGCGGTCGAACCCGACCGCGCGGTGGCGGCGCTCGGCGAGCGGGGCCTCAGGCGCCTGCTCACCGAGGGCGGGCCGAGGATGCTCGGTCAGTTCGTGGCGGGCCGGGTACTCGACGAGCTGTGCCTGACCGTGTCCCCGATGCTGACCGCGGGGGACGCCCAGCGGATCGCGGGCGGCTCGACCTTGGCCGTGCCGGAGCGGTTCGAACTGACGTCCCTACTGGAGGAGGACGGATTCCTGTACAGCCGTTACGCCCGGCCGCGGGGCGGACAGTAGCCACTGTCGGCCGCTGTCCGCCGACAGCACGGCGACATTCGGCGGAATGACTCGTTCCGTTTAGCTTTGGCTGGGCACACTAAATCTCGCAGTCCCCGTGCGAATACGGGGCAGGATGGTTTCCGCAGGTCCGCTGGTCCACCCGGAGGGTCGTCGTCAGTCGGCCCACGGTAGGAGAAGAAGGGCGCCCGTCGTGTTCACGAGCGTATTGATGATCGAGAAGGCTCTGACCTCCGCCGACGTGGAGTTCGTCACCACCTTGCACGGCGAGGAGGACGTCTCCTTCCACGTGCTGCTGCAGCCCCGCGGAGACCAGGCGGACCGCCTGCTGCGGGCCATCGACGACGTCGCGATGGGCGAGTTCGACGAGGCGGGCAGGGAGAGCGAGGTGCCCGAGGGCGACGAGGCCAAGGGCCCGGCGGAGAAGGCCCTCGCCGTCTCCCTCGCCGCGCTGCACCAGGCGGGCAGCGAGGCGGTGGGCCGACTCATCGAGGACCACCCGCTGGACGCCCTCAAGGCGCTCGTCGACGAGGTGAAGGCGGACGAGGTCATCGTGCTGACCGATCCGCACTACGTCGAGGAGTTCTTCCACCGGGACTGGGCCTCGCGCGCCCGCCACCAGGTCGGCGTGCCGGTCCTGAAGCTGTTCTCGCACAGCAAGGCGTGACGGACAGCAGGGGGTGACGGGGCGAGGGGCGGGGCGGCACGGGCCGAGGCAATAGGCTTGGCCCCTGCCGTGGTCGACGTGACTACGGACCAGGACACCCGAGAACCCCAGGGGAGATCACGCATGGCACCCGGCCTGCCGCATTCCGTCGCCGACATGGACCGACCGCACTTCATCGGCATCGGCGGCGCCGGCATGTCGGGCATCGCCAAGATCCTCGCCCAGCGCGGCGCGCAGGTGGCGGGCAGCGACGCCCGTGAGTCCGCGACCGCGCAGGCGCTGCGCGAGCTCGGCGTGACGGTGCACATCGGCCACGACGCCGCGCACCTCGCCTCCGACGCCACCTGCGTGGTCGTCTCCTCGGCCATCCGCGAGGACAACCCGGAGCTGGCCCGCGCCAAGGAGCTCGGCGTCCCGGTCGTGCACCGCTCGGACGCGCTGGCCTCCCTGATGGACGGCCTGCGCCCGATCGCGGTGGCGGGCACGCACGGCAAGACGACCACGACGTCGATGCTCGCGGTGTCCCTGAAGTCCCTCGGCCTGAACCCGTCCTACGCCATCGGCGGCGACCTGGACGTCCCCGGCTCCAACGCCGACCACGGCGAGGGCGAGATCTTCGTCGCCGAGGCCGACGAATCGGACCGCAGCTTCCACAAGTACAAGCCGGAAGTCGCGATCATCCTCAACGTCGAACTCGACCACCACGCGAACTACGCGTCCATGGACGAGATCTACGAGTCCTTCGAGACGTTCACCGGGAAGATCACCCCCGGCGGCACCCTCGTCATCGCCGCGGACCAGGCGGGCGCCGCCGAGCTGACCCGCAGGGTCCGGGACACGACGTCCCTCAAGGTCGTCACGTACGGCGAGTCCGAGGGCGCGGACATCCGCATCCACAAGATCACCCCGCGCGGCCTGGCCAGCGAGGTGACCGTCCTCCTGGACGGCAAGCTGCTGACCTTCACGGTCTCCGTCCCCGGCCGCCACTACGCGCAGAACGCGGTGGCGGCGCTCGCCGCGGGCGTCGCGATGGGCATCCCGGCCCGGAACCTGGCCTCGGCCCTCAAGTCGTACACGGGCGTCAAGCGCCGCCTCCAGCTCAAGGGCGAGGTGAACGGCGTACAGGTCATCGACTCCTACGCCCACCACCCCACGGAGATGACGGCGGACCTGGACGCGATGCGCGCGGCGGCCGCCGACTCGCGCCTCCTCGTCCTCTTCCAGCCCCACCTCTTCTCCCGCACCCAGGAGCTGGGCAAGGAGATGGGCGCCGCGCTCGCCCTCGCGGACGCCTCGGTCGTCCTCGACATCTACCCGGCCCGCGAGGACCCGATCCCCGGCATCACCAGCGCCCTGATCATCGACGCCGCCCGCGAGGCGGGCGCCGACGTACAGGCCGCCGCCGACAAGGACGCCGCGGTCGCGGCGGTCGCGGGAATGGCCAAGCAGGGCGATCTCGTTCTCACCATGGGCGCGGGCGACGTCACGGACCTCGGCCCGCGGATCCTTGACCAGCTGAAGGGATGAGGCACATGTCGTACGACGTCGAGAAGCCGGACGAGCAGTGGCGCACGGAACTGAGCCCGGCGGAGTACGCGGTGCTGCGCCAGGCCGGCACGGAGCCCGCGTTCGTCGGTGAGTACACCGACACGAGGACGAAGGGCGTCTACGCCTGTCGCGCGTGCGGCGCCGAGCTCTTCACGTCCACCGAGAAGTTCGAGTCGCACTGCGGCTGGCCGTCCTTCTACGACCCGAAGAACACCGACGCCGTGGAACTCATCGAGGACCGCACCCACGGAATGGTCCGCACCGAGGTGCGCTGCGCGCGCTGCGGATCGCACCTCGGCCACGTCTTCGAGGGCGAGGGATACCAGACGCCCACGGATCAGCGGTACTGCATCAACTCGATCTCACTCACGCTGAGCCCCGAGGGGGAGTGAGCACCGGCGGTCCCGGCGGCGCTCAGCGCGCCGCCGTTGCCGCCGTCACCGGCCGGAAGCCCGGGTTGCTGACGCAGTCCGACATGCTCTCGGTGTTGGTCTCCTTGTTGATCGGGCACGCGCCGATGACGAAGCGCGACGCGACCCCGCCGGGGAAGGCGACCTCGACCTGGTCGGCGTACTTGTGCGTGTCGCCGATCGTCTCGTTGACGTCGATGCCGTTCGGGGCGTCGATGTAGTAGTTGTACGCGCCGCCCCGCATCCACTTGGTCCACTTCTTAAAGAGGTCGTGGTCCCGGGTGGTGGAGACGAACGGCGACGGCTGGTTCTTCAGTACGTACTGCTCCAGGTCGTACTGCCCGGTCGTGACGTCCTTCGCCTCGAAGCCCTCCTTGAAGATGACCGCCGGGGCGCGCCCGTCCGCCCGGTACAGCGTCTGGCAGTCGTTCCGGTACTCCGGGTCCGGCGAGATCCTCTCGAGCGGGACGCGGTCGATGGCCGCGTAGAGGCGGTCCGGGACGACGGGACAGGAGGAGGGCGCGGCCTTCGCCACGGAGGTCGCGGACTTCGTGGTGTCGACGTCCGGGGCACTGGCCGTGGCCGACGGCGCGGAAGCGAGGGCCAGCACGGACACCACGGCGGCGGGCAGGGCGGCGAGGCGGCGCGCGGTACGAGGGATCTTGTTGATCATCATGAGCAGAACCTTCGGGGGCCGCGACCAAGATCCCTGCCAATCACCGGATCGTGGGCGTGTGCGGGTGGCACACCCGTAGTTCCTTGATCCCGTTGATGAAGTTCGACACCAGGCGCTTCGGTGGGGCCGCGAGTGTCAGGGTCGGGAGAGACCGGCCCACTTCCTCGTACAGCGCCTGTAGTTGAAGGCGGGCGAAGTGGGCGCCCAGGCAGACGTGCGGACCGTCTCCGAAGGAGACGTGGGGGTTCGGGGTGCGGGCCAGGTCCAGGGTGAACGGGTCGGGGAAGACGCGTTCGTCGTGGTTGGCGGAGGCGTGGAGGACGACCACCTTGTCGCCGCGCTTGATGTGGGCGCCCGCCAGGGTCGTGTCCTCGGTCGCCGTGCGGCGGAAGGTCAGGACCGGTGGGTGGCGGCGCAGCAGCTCGTCGAGCGCGAGCGTCAAGTCGGCTTTTCCCGTGCGGAGTTGTTCGTACGCGGGTGGGGACTCGGCCAGCAGGGCGAGGCCGCCGGGAGCGGCGCTGCGGACCGTGTCGTTGCCGGCGATCGTCAGCAGGAAGAAGAACATCTGGCGTTCGGGCGGGGTGAGATCGGGGTCCGCGGCGAGCGTCGTCATGATGTCGTCGGCCGGGTGGGCACGCTTGTGGGCCGTCAGCTCCTCGGCGTACGCGAACATGTCGGCCAGTGCGGAGGGGGAGCGGGGGTTCACCGGTGGGCCGCTTGTCTCTGTTGCCTCGTCCGGGTCCTGGTAGCCGATGACGCGGCGGGTCCAGTGCAGGAGCAGCGCGCGGTCGGACTCCGGGACGCCCAGGAGGTCGGCGAGGTTCAGGAGGGCGTAGTCGTCGGTGACCGTGGTGACCAGGTCCACTGTGTCCGTGTTCTTGTTGTCGTTGTCGTGAAGGGCCTTGTGCAGCAGGGATCTTGCCCGTTGCCGTGCTGATTCCTCGAACGCCGCCACTCGGCGCGGCGTGAACGCCCGGCTCACCAGGCGGCGCAGCCTGCCGTGGGCCGGCGGGTCCTGGTTGAGCATCATGCCGCGGATGAACGGGAGGTCCGCCGGGTCCGGATCGCGGATCTGGGTCGCGCCCAGGTGCGAGGAGTACGCCGACGCGTCCTTGAGGACCCGGACCACGTCCGCGTGCCGGGTGACCGCCCAGAAGCCGGGGCCCTCCGGCCAGCCGAGGACCGCGGGCTCCGGCTGCCAGGCCACCGGGTGGTGGTCGCGCAGCGTCCGGTAGCGGTCGTGCGGGACGCCACGCGCGTACAGGCGCGGGTCGAAGACGTCGGGGACGACAGGCGTCACGAGCCGTCCGCCCGCAGGAAGTCCTCCATGACGCGGATCAGCGCGAGCGGCGCCTCGTCCATCGCGTAGTGGCCGCACACGGGGAGGTCGACGAGCTCCCCGCGGGTGAACCAGGCCAGCCACGTCGAGCGCATCAGGGGCGCGGCAAGGGCCGGGTCGAGCTGCCCGGTGATCGCGAGCGCGGGGACCGTACAGGGGTCCAGGTCCGCGTGGAAGTCGTCGCCGGTCCACGAGTCGAGCCAGGCCCGGAACGCCTTGGTGTCGCTGCACGCGAACGAGCGCTCCACCATGCGGTCCAGCCACGCGGCGGGGCGTACGCCGCCCGTCGTGACGTCGATGATCGCGCGGCGGTTCGCGGGGGAGGTGTCGGCCGTCACGAACAGCTCCCGCTGCTCGGGCGTCATGGGCAGACCGGACGCCGGGACCGGGGACACGCCCACGACGCGGCGCACCCGGCGCTGCGCGGTCGCCACCACGCGCTGCGCCACCGTGCCGCCCATGGAGTGCCCGATCAGCGAGAACCGCTCCCAGCCGAGCCGGTCCGCGAGGTCGAGCACGTCCGCGGCGCCCTCGGCCGTCGTGTACGCGCCCGGCGTCTGCTTCGCCTCCCCGTAGCCGCGCAGGTCCACGAGCGCGTACTGGAAGGAGGTGCGGTCGAGGTCGGCCACGATCGGCGCGTAGGCGGCGCGGTCGGCGAACCAGCCGTGCACCGCGATCACCTTGTGCGGGCCGTCACCGTGCAGTTCGTACGGCAGGACGAAGGAGGAGGCCACGTCGACTCCCAAGGGTGTGGGACTTCGGGCGGTGCGGGACGCCTCCAAAGGTGGCGCGGGGCCGGGCCCGGCCACAAGGGGGCGCACGCGCGCGTGGCGGCGTGCGCCGTGGCCGATCGGCGACAATGTGGGGGTGACCTCCCCCGACGCCCCACCCGACCGCCCCGACCTGCGCGCCGATTGCGCCGACTGCTTCGGCCTGTGCTGCGTCGCCCTCCCCTTCGCCAAGTCGCACGACTTCGCGCACGACAAGAACGCGGGCACGCCCTGCCGCAACCTCCAGCAGGACTTCCGCTGCGGCATCCAC
Protein-coding sequences here:
- a CDS encoding pyrimidine reductase family protein, coding for MRRLFPVTYETADGKGYEGREASPEGREWSLDELAYAYAYPPEAAHAPWLRANMVSTLDGAAQHDGRSQPISNATDMRVFGTLRGLADVVVVGAETVRLEGYRPARAREAFAARREAAGQGPAPQIAVISASLDLDFDLPLFTDPLVPTLLLTGAGASADRVAAARKAGVEVLVAGDGAAVEPDRAVAALGERGLRRLLTEGGPRMLGQFVAGRVLDELCLTVSPMLTAGDAQRIAGGSTLAVPERFELTSLLEEDGFLYSRYARPRGGQ
- a CDS encoding indole-3-glycerol phosphate synthase codes for the protein MFTSVLMIEKALTSADVEFVTTLHGEEDVSFHVLLQPRGDQADRLLRAIDDVAMGEFDEAGRESEVPEGDEAKGPAEKALAVSLAALHQAGSEAVGRLIEDHPLDALKALVDEVKADEVIVLTDPHYVEEFFHRDWASRARHQVGVPVLKLFSHSKA
- a CDS encoding cytochrome P450, with the translated sequence MTPVVPDVFDPRLYARGVPHDRYRTLRDHHPVAWQPEPAVLGWPEGPGFWAVTRHADVVRVLKDASAYSSHLGATQIRDPDPADLPFIRGMMLNQDPPAHGRLRRLVSRAFTPRRVAAFEESARQRARSLLHKALHDNDNKNTDTVDLVTTVTDDYALLNLADLLGVPESDRALLLHWTRRVIGYQDPDEATETSGPPVNPRSPSALADMFAYAEELTAHKRAHPADDIMTTLAADPDLTPPERQMFFFLLTIAGNDTVRSAAPGGLALLAESPPAYEQLRTGKADLTLALDELLRRHPPVLTFRRTATEDTTLAGAHIKRGDKVVVLHASANHDERVFPDPFTLDLARTPNPHVSFGDGPHVCLGAHFARLQLQALYEEVGRSLPTLTLAAPPKRLVSNFINGIKELRVCHPHTPTIR
- the murC gene encoding UDP-N-acetylmuramate--L-alanine ligase, with amino-acid sequence MAPGLPHSVADMDRPHFIGIGGAGMSGIAKILAQRGAQVAGSDARESATAQALRELGVTVHIGHDAAHLASDATCVVVSSAIREDNPELARAKELGVPVVHRSDALASLMDGLRPIAVAGTHGKTTTTSMLAVSLKSLGLNPSYAIGGDLDVPGSNADHGEGEIFVAEADESDRSFHKYKPEVAIILNVELDHHANYASMDEIYESFETFTGKITPGGTLVIAADQAGAAELTRRVRDTTSLKVVTYGESEGADIRIHKITPRGLASEVTVLLDGKLLTFTVSVPGRHYAQNAVAALAAGVAMGIPARNLASALKSYTGVKRRLQLKGEVNGVQVIDSYAHHPTEMTADLDAMRAAAADSRLLVLFQPHLFSRTQELGKEMGAALALADASVVLDIYPAREDPIPGITSALIIDAAREAGADVQAAADKDAAVAAVAGMAKQGDLVLTMGAGDVTDLGPRILDQLKG
- a CDS encoding ADP-ribosyltransferase; this encodes MINKIPRTARRLAALPAAVVSVLALASAPSATASAPDVDTTKSATSVAKAAPSSCPVVPDRLYAAIDRVPLERISPDPEYRNDCQTLYRADGRAPAVIFKEGFEAKDVTTGQYDLEQYVLKNQPSPFVSTTRDHDLFKKWTKWMRGGAYNYYIDAPNGIDVNETIGDTHKYADQVEVAFPGGVASRFVIGACPINKETNTESMSDCVSNPGFRPVTAATAAR
- a CDS encoding alpha/beta fold hydrolase, giving the protein MASSFVLPYELHGDGPHKVIAVHGWFADRAAYAPIVADLDRTSFQYALVDLRGYGEAKQTPGAYTTAEGAADVLDLADRLGWERFSLIGHSMGGTVAQRVVATAQRRVRRVVGVSPVPASGLPMTPEQRELFVTADTSPANRRAIIDVTTGGVRPAAWLDRMVERSFACSDTKAFRAWLDSWTGDDFHADLDPCTVPALAITGQLDPALAAPLMRSTWLAWFTRGELVDLPVCGHYAMDEAPLALIRVMEDFLRADGS
- the msrB gene encoding peptide-methionine (R)-S-oxide reductase MsrB; its protein translation is MSYDVEKPDEQWRTELSPAEYAVLRQAGTEPAFVGEYTDTRTKGVYACRACGAELFTSTEKFESHCGWPSFYDPKNTDAVELIEDRTHGMVRTEVRCARCGSHLGHVFEGEGYQTPTDQRYCINSISLTLSPEGE
- the zapE gene encoding cell division protein ZapE, whose amino-acid sequence is MGISPIADPSPLSLCAREPRVPAERLVAEMVPPPRFDSVRFDTYIPDPKQPSQTEAVRVLSSFAAGLRGAHATGAGKKRGFLGFGKKPAAPTGPRGVYLDGGYGVGKTHLLASLWHATPAEPEYKAFGTFVELTNLVGALGFQQTVKTLGGHRLLCIDEFELDDPGDTVLVSSLLARLVEAGVALAATSNTLPGKLGEGRFASADFLREIQGLSAHFRPLRIDGEDYRHRGLPEAPAPFTDEQVTKAAYATEGASLDDFPHLLEHLARVHPSRYGALTDDLKAVCLTDVAAVPDQSTALRLVVLADRLYDREIPVLTSGLPFDRLFSEEMLNGGYKKKYFRAISRLTALARDAKGLVHE